In Luteitalea sp. TBR-22, one genomic interval encodes:
- a CDS encoding 4Fe-4S dicluster domain-containing protein gives MATPRTAHDVDDHPTSLTRRSFTTCAAAAAAGWILTACGPKRLYDVSRERLRELVGDVEREYSATYGKDVTVSAAGPQPGVLFGYALDISRCTGCRRCVYACVEENNQSRDPQVHWIRVLQMDKEHGVDFAHADQYYEPAQVPEEGKFYVPVSCQQCRDAPCTKVCPTGATWAEKDGIVVIDYDWCIGCRCCMSACPYGARHFNWKAPSVAATDVNPHMHYLGNRPRPKGVVEKCTFCIQRVREGRYPACVEVCPVGARKFGNLLDPDSEIRYIIEHERVMVLKEELNTMPKFFYFYGT, from the coding sequence ATGGCCACTCCCCGCACTGCCCACGACGTGGATGACCACCCGACGTCGCTCACGCGCCGCTCGTTCACCACGTGTGCCGCCGCCGCGGCCGCCGGCTGGATCCTCACGGCGTGCGGACCGAAGCGCCTGTACGACGTGTCGCGCGAGCGGCTTCGCGAGCTGGTCGGCGACGTGGAGCGCGAGTACTCGGCGACCTACGGCAAGGACGTCACCGTGTCGGCCGCGGGGCCGCAGCCGGGCGTCCTCTTCGGGTACGCCCTCGACATCTCCCGCTGCACGGGCTGCCGCCGTTGCGTGTATGCCTGCGTCGAGGAGAACAACCAGTCGCGCGATCCGCAGGTGCACTGGATCCGCGTGCTGCAGATGGACAAGGAGCATGGCGTCGACTTCGCGCACGCCGACCAGTACTACGAGCCGGCGCAGGTGCCCGAGGAGGGCAAGTTCTACGTGCCCGTCTCGTGCCAGCAGTGCCGCGATGCGCCGTGCACCAAGGTCTGTCCCACCGGGGCGACCTGGGCCGAGAAGGACGGCATCGTCGTCATCGACTACGACTGGTGCATCGGCTGCCGGTGCTGCATGTCGGCCTGCCCGTACGGCGCGCGGCACTTCAACTGGAAGGCGCCGTCGGTGGCCGCCACGGACGTCAATCCGCACATGCACTACCTGGGGAACCGGCCGCGGCCGAAGGGGGTGGTCGAGAAGTGCACCTTCTGCATCCAGCGGGTGCGCGAGGGCCGCTATCCGGCGTGCGTGGAGGTGTGTCCCGTGGGCGCTCGCAAGTTCGGCAACCTGCTCGATCCCGACAGCGAGATCCGCTACATCATCGAGCACGAGCGCGTCATGGTGCTGAAGGAAGAACTCAACACCATGCCGAAGTTCTTCTACTTCTACGGAACGTGA
- the dsrP gene encoding sulfate reduction electron transfer complex DsrMKJOP subunit DsrP — protein MTTLHAFLAFTRSSGRLVLRGDVLYWSWIGLLLLLIASGLAAYVDQLRVGLSLTAMRDPVSWAFYIGNFTFMVGVAAAAVVLVIPAYVYDWKPIREVVIIGELLAVSAILICLLFVMVDLGRPERFWHLIPGVGLLNFPRSVMAWDVIVLNLYLLINLVVVTHVVFSAFRGRHYSLRLVYPLVLLSIPMAIAIHTVTAFLYSGMASRPYWNASILAPQFLASAFSSGPAILLVVLQLLRRFTDFEIKDEAIGKIAELMAYAIFLNLFFHGAEVFKEYYSNTEHSLYTRYWFEGIGTHTTLVPYAWTAVGLQLLALVLFIVPAARRNSVTLNVGAVATYAGGYIEKGMGLIIPGFTPDTLGEIYEYSPTMHELRVAAGVFAIGFLVFTFLLRVAVPILLGQVRLAGTGTQALE, from the coding sequence GTGACCACCCTGCACGCGTTCCTGGCGTTCACGCGCAGCAGCGGCCGGCTGGTGCTGCGCGGCGACGTGCTCTACTGGTCGTGGATCGGCCTGCTCCTGCTGCTCATCGCGTCGGGGCTGGCTGCCTACGTCGACCAGCTCCGCGTCGGCCTGTCGCTCACCGCGATGCGCGATCCGGTGAGCTGGGCCTTCTACATCGGCAACTTCACGTTCATGGTGGGCGTGGCCGCCGCCGCGGTGGTCCTGGTGATTCCCGCCTACGTCTACGATTGGAAGCCGATCCGCGAGGTCGTCATCATCGGCGAACTGCTGGCCGTGAGCGCGATTCTCATCTGCCTGTTGTTCGTCATGGTGGACCTCGGCCGGCCGGAGCGGTTCTGGCACCTGATTCCGGGCGTCGGCCTCCTGAACTTCCCGCGCTCGGTGATGGCCTGGGACGTGATCGTGCTGAACCTGTACCTGCTGATCAACCTCGTCGTGGTGACCCACGTGGTGTTCAGCGCCTTCCGCGGCCGGCACTACTCGTTGCGGCTCGTGTACCCGCTGGTGCTGCTCTCGATCCCGATGGCCATCGCCATCCACACGGTGACCGCCTTCCTGTACAGCGGCATGGCGTCGCGCCCGTACTGGAACGCCTCGATCCTGGCGCCCCAGTTCCTCGCCTCGGCGTTCAGTTCGGGGCCGGCCATCCTGCTGGTGGTGCTGCAGCTGCTCCGCCGCTTCACCGACTTCGAGATCAAGGACGAGGCGATCGGCAAGATCGCCGAGCTGATGGCGTACGCCATCTTCCTGAACCTGTTCTTCCACGGCGCGGAGGTCTTCAAGGAGTACTACTCCAACACCGAGCACTCGCTCTACACGCGCTACTGGTTCGAGGGCATCGGCACGCACACGACGCTGGTGCCCTACGCCTGGACCGCCGTCGGCCTGCAACTGCTCGCCCTGGTGCTGTTCATCGTGCCGGCGGCGCGCCGCAACAGCGTGACGCTGAACGTCGGGGCCGTCGCGACCTACGCCGGCGGCTACATCGAGAAGGGGATGGGCCTGATCATCCCCGGGTTCACCCCGGACACGCTCGGCGAGATCTACGAGTACTCGCCGACCATGCACGAACTGCGGGTGGCGGCCGGGGTGTTCGCCATCGGGTTCCTGGTCTTCACCTTCCTGCTCCGGGTGGCCGTGCCGATCCTGCTCGGGCAGGTCCGACTGGCTGGCACCGGCACGCAGGCCCTGGAGTGA
- a CDS encoding c-type cytochrome, whose translation MTITRTLVVTVVLACPVIVPTQAAAQAQDKGMAIFVEQKCTQCHALAGRGNKNGALDDVGSRLGAAEIKAWIVDPVAMAAKRQPASTRKPAMKKKPMSAADVDVLVAFLATQKK comes from the coding sequence ATGACGATCACGAGAACACTGGTGGTGACGGTGGTCCTGGCCTGCCCGGTCATCGTGCCGACGCAGGCGGCGGCACAGGCCCAGGACAAGGGGATGGCGATCTTCGTCGAACAGAAGTGCACGCAGTGCCACGCGCTGGCCGGCCGTGGCAACAAGAACGGCGCGCTCGACGACGTGGGAAGCCGGCTCGGCGCCGCCGAGATCAAGGCGTGGATCGTCGATCCGGTGGCCATGGCGGCCAAGCGCCAGCCGGCCTCGACGCGGAAGCCGGCCATGAAGAAGAAGCCGATGTCGGCCGCCGACGTGGACGTGCTGGTCGCCTTCCTGGCGACGCAGAAGAAGTAG
- a CDS encoding PAS domain S-box protein, giving the protein MDSPPQAPRSQVAGPGSEVAGLGIALIQQMRDAVILTDRDGVITFWNDGAARLFGWTAEERLGHPLVDHHDEGARDDVTDVLRQVLAGADWDGEREEVRKDGSHVWVDLRVRPLRDHEGHAVGVLGVFQDISARKEAERAKLVASERLRVALEAVGAVAFSWDVGSDQVVRYFSIEPALPVTPRPERVADVLTRVYPPDREAFKAAIAACLDGGGHEYHSLYRVQRDDGSLAWLEETGRLERAADGTPIRLTGLSVDVTERRRSEEALRWNNRVLEQIARGAPLGEVLDSIVRHVEGQLPGSTCSILQVEEARLRVLAAPNLAASCNDAVEGMEVGLLAGGCGTAAYLGETVVSHDIATDPGWLPQYRAVALAHGLRSCLSVPIVASGNVPGIEAGRVLGTFAVYRREPGPPDPHAFGIVTGALESGPQVDAPQPSTQQLAIAGAAHLARAALERELAQAALKASEARFRDVLDASPAVVYLKGLDGRLLFVNRRVVEVFGVPASRWIGHTAAEVLPADVAATFAQRERDMLETLQPVSVEESIRRADGTQASFLNLLFPLFRENGEPYAMCGIATDITERRAAQEERDFLWNASPDPVCIAGFDGYLHQVNPAWTERLGWTAEELRARPWLDFVHPDDVEATMAAGTRVRRGEPVMNFVNRYRTRDGKYRWFLWNTVSLPERGQLFGFIRDITEQRRLEEQVRQAQKMEAIGQLAGGVAHDFNNLLTVINGYTALLLADVATPATQKESLTAVREAGERAAALTAQLLAFSRKAIVEPRVLDLREAVEGSLRLLRRLIGEDVKLETSFEPNLPKVRIDPGQLEQVLLNLAVNARDAMPTGGLLRVTATEAQVAIGTSDLTDVPPGAYVRLTVSDSGAGMTEAVKSHIFEPFFTTKGIGKGTGLGLATVYGIVRQAGGTILVETALGQGTSFHVLLPAQTLAIPEGDQTAAAHAPHGTETLLLVEDEEAVRRFARLALEMHGYVVHEVATARQALALDVAALAHVSLLVTDVVMPGMGGRQLADQLRRRHPGMRVLYMSGYTDDAVVRHGLEASSDAFIQKPFTPQGLARKVREVLDGDAATTH; this is encoded by the coding sequence ATGGACAGCCCTCCGCAGGCACCGCGCTCCCAGGTCGCCGGCCCCGGTTCCGAGGTGGCCGGGCTGGGGATTGCGTTGATCCAGCAGATGCGCGATGCCGTGATCCTCACCGATCGCGACGGCGTGATCACGTTCTGGAACGACGGCGCCGCCCGTCTCTTCGGCTGGACGGCGGAAGAGCGCCTCGGGCACCCGCTGGTGGACCACCACGACGAGGGCGCCCGCGACGACGTGACCGACGTCCTGCGCCAGGTCCTGGCTGGCGCCGACTGGGACGGCGAGCGCGAAGAGGTCCGCAAGGACGGATCGCATGTGTGGGTCGACCTCCGCGTCAGGCCGCTCAGGGACCACGAGGGGCACGCGGTCGGGGTGCTCGGCGTGTTCCAGGACATCTCGGCCCGCAAGGAGGCCGAGCGCGCCAAGCTCGTCGCGTCCGAACGCCTGCGGGTGGCCCTGGAGGCCGTGGGGGCCGTGGCCTTCTCGTGGGACGTGGGCAGCGACCAGGTCGTGCGGTACTTCAGCATCGAGCCGGCCCTGCCGGTCACCCCGCGTCCCGAGCGCGTCGCCGACGTGCTCACCCGCGTGTACCCGCCGGACCGCGAGGCCTTCAAGGCCGCAATCGCCGCCTGCCTCGACGGCGGTGGCCACGAATACCACAGCCTGTATCGCGTGCAACGCGACGATGGCTCGTTGGCCTGGCTCGAGGAGACGGGTCGGCTCGAGCGGGCGGCCGACGGGACCCCCATCAGGCTGACCGGCCTGTCGGTGGACGTGACCGAACGTCGTCGGAGCGAGGAGGCGCTGCGCTGGAACAACCGCGTGCTCGAGCAGATTGCGCGCGGGGCGCCGCTCGGCGAGGTGCTCGACTCGATCGTGCGGCACGTGGAAGGCCAGTTGCCAGGGTCCACGTGTTCGATCCTGCAGGTCGAGGAGGCCCGCCTGCGCGTCCTGGCAGCGCCGAACCTGGCGGCGTCCTGCAACGACGCGGTGGAAGGCATGGAGGTCGGCCTGCTCGCGGGCGGCTGCGGCACGGCCGCGTACCTCGGCGAGACCGTGGTGAGCCACGACATCGCCACCGACCCGGGCTGGTTGCCGCAATACAGGGCCGTCGCGCTGGCGCACGGCCTGCGTTCGTGCCTGTCGGTGCCGATCGTCGCCAGCGGCAACGTACCCGGCATCGAGGCCGGTCGCGTGCTCGGCACGTTCGCCGTCTACCGGCGCGAACCGGGGCCGCCCGATCCGCACGCGTTCGGGATCGTGACCGGCGCACTGGAGAGCGGTCCGCAGGTGGATGCACCCCAGCCCTCCACGCAGCAGCTGGCGATTGCCGGCGCCGCCCACCTTGCCCGCGCCGCCCTCGAACGGGAACTGGCGCAGGCCGCCCTGAAGGCGAGCGAAGCACGGTTCCGCGACGTCCTCGACGCCTCGCCGGCGGTGGTGTACCTCAAGGGACTCGACGGCCGTCTGCTGTTCGTCAATCGCCGCGTCGTCGAGGTCTTCGGTGTCCCGGCCAGTCGCTGGATCGGCCACACGGCGGCCGAGGTGCTGCCGGCCGACGTCGCGGCGACATTCGCACAACGTGAACGCGACATGCTGGAGACACTGCAACCGGTCAGCGTCGAGGAGTCCATCCGCCGCGCCGACGGCACGCAGGCGTCGTTCCTCAATCTGTTGTTCCCGCTCTTCCGGGAGAACGGCGAGCCGTACGCCATGTGCGGCATCGCCACCGACATCACCGAGCGTCGGGCGGCACAGGAGGAGCGCGACTTCCTCTGGAATGCCTCCCCGGACCCGGTCTGCATCGCCGGCTTCGACGGCTACCTGCACCAGGTGAACCCGGCATGGACCGAGCGGCTCGGCTGGACGGCCGAGGAGTTGCGAGCACGGCCGTGGCTCGACTTCGTCCATCCCGACGACGTCGAGGCGACGATGGCTGCAGGGACCAGGGTTCGGAGGGGTGAACCGGTGATGAACTTCGTCAACCGGTATCGCACCAGGGACGGCAAGTACCGGTGGTTCCTCTGGAACACCGTGTCGCTGCCGGAACGCGGGCAGCTCTTCGGCTTCATCCGCGACATCACCGAGCAGCGGCGGCTCGAGGAGCAGGTCCGGCAGGCCCAGAAGATGGAGGCCATCGGCCAGCTCGCCGGTGGCGTGGCGCATGACTTCAACAACCTCCTGACGGTCATCAACGGCTACACGGCCCTGCTGCTGGCCGACGTGGCGACGCCGGCGACGCAGAAGGAGTCGCTCACCGCCGTCCGGGAAGCCGGGGAGCGGGCGGCGGCGCTCACCGCGCAGTTGCTGGCATTCAGCCGAAAGGCGATCGTCGAGCCTCGCGTCCTCGACCTCCGTGAGGCCGTCGAGGGCTCCTTGCGGCTGCTCCGGCGGCTCATCGGCGAGGACGTCAAGCTGGAGACGTCCTTCGAGCCGAACCTCCCGAAGGTGCGCATCGACCCCGGACAGCTCGAGCAGGTGCTGCTGAACCTGGCGGTCAACGCGCGCGACGCGATGCCGACCGGAGGCCTGCTGCGGGTGACTGCCACGGAGGCGCAGGTGGCGATCGGCACGAGCGACCTGACCGACGTGCCGCCGGGCGCGTATGTCCGGCTGACCGTGAGCGACAGCGGCGCCGGCATGACCGAGGCGGTCAAGTCGCACATCTTCGAGCCGTTCTTCACCACGAAGGGCATCGGCAAGGGCACGGGCCTCGGGCTGGCCACGGTGTACGGGATCGTCCGGCAGGCCGGCGGCACGATCCTCGTCGAGACGGCCCTCGGCCAGGGCACCAGCTTCCACGTGCTGCTGCCCGCGCAGACGCTCGCGATACCCGAGGGCGACCAGACGGCGGCGGCCCACGCCCCGCACGGCACCGAGACGCTGCTGCTGGTGGAGGACGAGGAGGCGGTGCGGCGGTTCGCGCGCCTGGCGCTGGAGATGCACGGCTACGTGGTGCACGAGGTGGCGACGGCACGACAGGCCCTCGCGCTCGACGTCGCGGCGCTCGCCCACGTGAGCCTGCTGGTGACCGACGTGGTGATGCCGGGGATGGGTGGCCGCCAGCTGGCCGACCAGTTGCGGCGCCGCCATCCCGGCATGCGCGTCCTCTACATGAGCGGCTACACCGACGACGCGGTGGTGCGGCACGGGCTGGAGGCGTCGAGCGACGCCTTCATCCAGAAGCCGTTCACGCCGCAGGGCCTCGCACGCAAGGTGCGCGAGGTGCTCGACGGCGACGCGGCCACCACGCACTGA
- a CDS encoding MBL fold metallo-hydrolase has protein sequence MIVPYQQDDALLLDIGAAADHDGHAHLWWLGQSGFLVQFDGWHLLLDPYLSDSLTAKYAATDRPHIRMTERVIDPGRLDFIDVVTSSHNHTDHLDAETLKPLRFANPAITLVVAEANRAFVAERLGVAAEVPVGVAVGEHVDVGPFRIEAVPAAHEALSPEFVGYVVRCGEWTLYHSGDTVRFEGMADLLRPHQVDVALLPINGRAPERRVAGNLDAREAAVLGRDIGARVVIPCHYEMFTFNTADPATFVEACHEVGQQCHVLRCGEGWTTAALGEGTPGTP, from the coding sequence GTGATCGTCCCGTACCAGCAGGACGACGCGCTGCTGCTCGACATCGGCGCGGCCGCCGACCACGACGGCCACGCCCACCTGTGGTGGCTGGGGCAGAGCGGCTTCCTCGTGCAGTTCGACGGCTGGCACCTGTTGCTCGATCCGTACCTGTCCGACTCGCTCACTGCAAAGTACGCGGCCACCGACCGGCCGCACATCCGGATGACCGAGCGCGTCATCGACCCCGGACGCCTCGACTTCATCGACGTCGTCACCTCGAGCCACAACCACACCGATCACCTCGATGCCGAGACGCTGAAGCCGCTGCGCTTCGCCAATCCCGCCATCACGCTCGTGGTGGCCGAGGCCAACCGGGCGTTCGTCGCCGAACGGCTCGGCGTGGCCGCAGAGGTGCCCGTCGGCGTGGCTGTGGGCGAGCACGTGGACGTCGGCCCCTTTCGCATCGAGGCCGTGCCAGCCGCGCACGAGGCGTTGTCGCCGGAGTTCGTCGGGTACGTGGTGCGCTGTGGCGAATGGACGCTGTACCACAGCGGCGACACCGTGCGCTTCGAGGGCATGGCAGACCTGCTGCGGCCCCACCAGGTCGACGTCGCCCTGTTGCCGATCAACGGGCGGGCGCCCGAGCGGCGTGTCGCCGGCAACCTCGACGCGCGCGAGGCGGCGGTCCTCGGGCGCGACATCGGCGCGCGGGTGGTCATCCCCTGCCACTACGAGATGTTCACGTTCAATACCGCCGATCCAGCGACCTTCGTGGAGGCGTGCCACGAGGTCGGGCAGCAGTGCCACGTGCTGCGCTGCGGCGAGGGATGGACCACCGCCGCTCTCGGTGAGGGCACGCCAGGCACTCCCTGA
- a CDS encoding SDR family NAD(P)-dependent oxidoreductase — MQTGRLAGRSIVIVGGTSGMGLSAALACRRAGARVVVGGREDAALDEARARLGADVPCLGGDATTSGFATGLIDAAVAAHGRVDGVFHVAGGSGRRAGDGPLDAVSDAGWQHTLDINLTALFLSNRAAARYFLEAGHGGSVVNMASVLARSPAPRHFATHAYAAAKAGVIGLTTSCAAYYAGRDIRFNVIAPGLVDTPMAARAISDPEIVAYVTARQPLDGGRPARASDVDGAVIYLLSDESRFVTGQVIAVDGGWGVTA, encoded by the coding sequence ATGCAGACGGGGCGGCTCGCAGGACGGTCCATCGTGATCGTCGGTGGCACGTCGGGCATGGGTCTGTCGGCCGCGCTCGCCTGCCGGCGTGCGGGCGCCCGCGTCGTGGTGGGTGGACGTGAAGATGCCGCGCTCGACGAGGCGCGCGCGCGACTGGGGGCCGACGTGCCCTGCCTGGGCGGCGATGCGACGACGAGCGGGTTCGCGACCGGACTCATCGACGCCGCGGTGGCCGCGCACGGCCGTGTGGACGGCGTCTTCCACGTCGCCGGCGGCAGCGGACGACGGGCGGGCGATGGTCCGCTCGATGCCGTGTCGGACGCCGGCTGGCAGCACACCCTCGACATCAACCTCACCGCCCTGTTCCTCTCCAATCGGGCCGCGGCCCGATACTTCCTCGAGGCCGGTCATGGCGGCTCGGTCGTCAACATGGCCTCCGTGCTTGCGAGGTCGCCGGCGCCACGCCACTTCGCGACGCACGCCTACGCGGCCGCCAAGGCCGGCGTGATCGGCCTCACCACCAGTTGCGCTGCCTACTATGCCGGCCGCGACATCCGCTTCAACGTGATCGCGCCGGGCCTTGTCGACACGCCGATGGCCGCCCGCGCCATCAGCGATCCCGAGATCGTCGCCTACGTGACCGCCAGGCAGCCGCTCGACGGCGGGCGCCCGGCCCGGGCTTCCGACGTGGACGGCGCGGTGATCTACCTGCTCTCCGACGAATCGCGCTTCGTCACCGGGCAGGTCATCGCCGTGGACGGCGGTTGGGGCGTCACCGCGTGA
- a CDS encoding ROK family protein, producing MSGPVIGIDVGGTFTKLVVLDAAGTPVDRSRIPTDDSPARQLAADVARELARLEMLHGPARVGVACPGLVRDDTVVWMRGRLEELQGLDWAAALGRSARVPVINDAQAALAGEVALGAGRGCRDVVLLTIGTGVGGAVMCDGRVLRGHVGRAGHLGHMAVSAPGEKDIVNTPGSLEEAIGNCSIVRRTAGRCSDTAALVAAHRQGEAWASAVWESSVQLLAAGIVSIVNAVDPARVILGGGIAMHAGESLLAPLRRWMDEYEWRPLGEGVEIVLAELGEEAGAIGAAAHARESTA from the coding sequence GTGAGCGGCCCGGTCATCGGCATCGACGTCGGCGGCACCTTCACCAAGCTCGTGGTGCTCGACGCTGCGGGGACGCCCGTCGATCGCTCGCGCATCCCGACCGACGACTCGCCGGCGCGGCAGTTGGCCGCCGACGTGGCGCGCGAACTGGCACGGCTCGAGATGCTGCACGGGCCGGCCCGCGTCGGCGTGGCGTGCCCCGGCCTCGTGCGCGACGACACGGTCGTCTGGATGCGGGGTCGCCTCGAGGAGTTGCAGGGGCTCGACTGGGCCGCGGCGCTCGGACGTTCCGCGCGGGTGCCGGTCATCAACGACGCGCAGGCGGCGCTGGCCGGCGAAGTCGCGCTCGGCGCCGGGCGCGGCTGTCGGGACGTGGTCCTGCTGACGATCGGCACCGGCGTCGGCGGCGCGGTGATGTGCGATGGCCGCGTGCTGCGCGGCCATGTCGGCCGTGCCGGCCACCTCGGGCACATGGCGGTCAGCGCGCCGGGGGAGAAGGACATCGTGAACACGCCCGGCAGCCTCGAGGAGGCTATCGGCAACTGCTCCATCGTGCGTCGCACCGCGGGACGATGCTCCGACACGGCAGCGCTCGTCGCGGCGCACCGGCAGGGCGAGGCATGGGCGAGCGCGGTGTGGGAGTCCAGCGTCCAACTGCTCGCCGCGGGCATCGTGTCGATCGTCAACGCGGTCGATCCGGCGCGGGTGATCCTGGGCGGCGGCATCGCGATGCACGCCGGCGAATCGCTGCTGGCGCCGCTGCGCCGCTGGATGGACGAGTACGAATGGCGCCCGCTCGGCGAGGGCGTGGAGATCGTGCTCGCCGAACTGGGTGAGGAGGCGGGCGCGATCGGCGCGGCCGCCCACGCAAGGGAGTCGACGGCATGA
- a CDS encoding sugar isomerase domain-containing protein gives MTPSGQYLEACERVLATVRAQQAAIETAAGWFADAILADRMVHVFGSGHSRIMVEELWPRYGSFPGFNPIVELSLTFHNPVVGANGQRQAMFLENVSGLAARILRNFSTSSQDAALVVSSSGCNVVPIEIAEEFQRRGVRVVAIVSRAHSEASASRRADGRRLQDFADLVLDTGAPVGDAMVRVDRLDTPVAPGSTIGGCALVNCLKAEVALRLTAAGRPPTVLTASAIVGPDRATQLFEAAYDEHAHRLARLYADVREP, from the coding sequence ATGACCCCGTCAGGGCAGTACCTGGAGGCGTGCGAGCGCGTGCTCGCGACGGTGCGCGCACAGCAGGCGGCGATCGAGACGGCGGCCGGCTGGTTCGCCGACGCCATCCTCGCGGACCGGATGGTCCACGTGTTCGGATCGGGCCACAGTCGCATCATGGTCGAGGAACTGTGGCCGCGGTATGGCTCGTTCCCGGGCTTCAACCCGATCGTCGAGCTCTCGCTCACCTTCCACAACCCGGTGGTCGGCGCCAACGGGCAGCGGCAGGCCATGTTCCTCGAGAACGTGTCAGGGCTTGCCGCGCGCATCCTGCGCAACTTCTCGACCTCGTCACAGGACGCCGCGCTGGTCGTGAGCTCGAGCGGCTGCAACGTGGTGCCGATCGAGATCGCCGAGGAGTTCCAGCGGCGCGGCGTGCGCGTGGTGGCGATCGTGAGCCGGGCCCACAGCGAAGCGAGCGCGAGCCGCCGGGCCGACGGCCGTCGCCTGCAGGACTTCGCCGACCTGGTCCTGGACACGGGCGCGCCGGTCGGCGACGCGATGGTGCGAGTGGACCGGTTGGACACGCCGGTCGCGCCCGGTTCGACCATCGGCGGCTGTGCGCTGGTGAATTGCCTCAAGGCCGAGGTCGCCCTGCGACTGACGGCGGCCGGGCGCCCGCCGACCGTGCTCACCGCGAGCGCCATCGTCGGGCCAGACCGGGCCACGCAGCTGTTCGAGGCGGCCTACGACGAACACGCGCACCGATTGGCGCGGCTCTACGCCGACGTGCGGGAGCCCTGA
- a CDS encoding DUF5655 domain-containing protein, producing MSRSSSNTPPAVTGRECYHCKQWIAPGETHDCWTTTEAALLRDLDEDLREAYDRIREEAVACGDQRIYASHHSIMFSRRACFCFVRPRRRWLDVCVFLGRGVTSPLLWKAMPSSRTKIAHLFRITHRDQVEAPLTEWLAEAWAMSGQPAPRGAATAADEPASARKRAAKKR from the coding sequence ATGAGCCGCTCAAGTTCGAACACGCCGCCAGCCGTCACGGGGCGCGAGTGCTACCACTGCAAGCAGTGGATCGCGCCAGGCGAGACCCACGACTGCTGGACCACGACCGAGGCTGCACTGCTGCGGGACCTTGACGAGGACCTGCGCGAGGCGTACGACCGCATCCGGGAGGAAGCGGTGGCGTGCGGTGACCAGCGGATCTACGCCTCCCACCATTCGATCATGTTCTCGCGGCGCGCCTGCTTCTGCTTCGTGCGGCCGCGCCGCCGCTGGCTCGACGTGTGCGTGTTCCTCGGTCGCGGCGTCACCAGTCCACTGCTGTGGAAGGCGATGCCGAGTTCGCGCACCAAGATTGCGCACCTCTTCCGCATCACCCACCGGGATCAGGTCGAGGCGCCGTTGACCGAGTGGTTGGCCGAGGCCTGGGCGATGTCCGGGCAGCCTGCGCCGCGCGGCGCCGCCACGGCCGCCGACGAGCCGGCTTCGGCACGCAAGCGAGCCGCGAAGAAGCGGTGA
- a CDS encoding putative quinol monooxygenase, translating into MDTPAGPTARGAASSTPGDPGVDRRGFLCAAVGVGLARRMQEPSGMYGLIGKITATPGNREALAAILLDFSVAGMPGCLSYIVARDPSVDDALWVTEVWDSEASHKASLSLPAVREAISRARPLIAGFSDRVVTRPLGGIGLAANRAG; encoded by the coding sequence ATGGACACGCCTGCCGGGCCGACGGCGCGTGGCGCCGCCTCGTCGACACCGGGTGATCCGGGCGTGGACCGCAGGGGCTTCCTCTGCGCCGCTGTCGGGGTCGGATTGGCGCGCCGCATGCAGGAGCCATCAGGCATGTACGGACTCATCGGCAAGATCACGGCGACGCCCGGCAATCGCGAGGCACTCGCCGCCATCCTCCTCGACTTCTCGGTAGCGGGCATGCCCGGCTGTCTCAGCTACATCGTCGCGCGCGACCCGAGCGTCGACGACGCGCTGTGGGTGACCGAGGTCTGGGACAGCGAAGCGAGCCACAAGGCGTCCTTGTCGCTGCCGGCCGTCCGGGAGGCCATCAGCAGGGCCCGCCCGCTGATTGCCGGCTTCAGCGACCGGGTGGTGACCCGTCCGTTGGGCGGCATCGGGCTGGCGGCAAACCGCGCTGGTTGA
- a CDS encoding ubiquinol-cytochrome c reductase iron-sulfur subunit yields the protein MPCDRLSRRGFIAGSACGVFTLAALGLPGDVAALPVSEIEAQGNGNERKYPIPSADGASIDRASQVILVRYAGKVYAMSLVCPHENAAVRWLPKDGRFQCSKHTSRYTPDGTFTSGRATRNMDRFPIRKEGAQVVVTIDRVFQSDKDANGWNGANVPA from the coding sequence ATGCCCTGTGACCGCCTGAGTCGTCGCGGCTTCATCGCCGGCAGCGCCTGCGGCGTGTTCACGCTCGCCGCGCTCGGCCTTCCTGGCGACGTCGCCGCCCTGCCCGTGTCGGAGATCGAGGCGCAGGGCAATGGCAACGAGCGCAAGTACCCGATCCCGTCGGCCGACGGCGCGAGCATCGATCGTGCGTCGCAGGTCATCCTCGTGCGCTACGCGGGCAAGGTCTACGCGATGTCGCTCGTGTGCCCGCACGAGAACGCCGCCGTGCGCTGGCTGCCCAAGGACGGCCGCTTCCAGTGCTCCAAGCACACCTCGCGCTACACGCCCGACGGCACCTTCACGTCGGGACGCGCGACGCGCAACATGGATCGCTTCCCGATCCGGAAGGAGGGCGCGCAGGTGGTGGTCACCATCGACCGCGTTTTCCAGTCCGACAAGGACGCCAACGGGTGGAACGGCGCCAACGTACCGGCGTGA